The window TGGATGCAACCGCCGTCACGCTGTGTATGGAAAACAAACTTCCGATCATCGTATTTAATCTCAAGACGACAGGCAATCTTAAGCGTATCATTCTCGGTGAAAATGTCGGATCGAGAGTGCAGTAGCTGAAAAATTTTAGACCCGTCAGAGTCAGATTCCGTTTTCTAATAATTTGCTTGAATAAAAACGGTATTCGTTATAGATTTCAGCACAGCAACTAACACTAGAAGGTGATGTATGTACGATCTGAATAAACAATATCATGATACTGAAGAAAAAATGAAAAAATCGCTGGAAGCCGTTCGAGGCGAATTATCCAAAGTACGCAGCGGCCGGGCAACGACGACCTTGTTGGACGGAATCAAAGTGGATTATTACGGAACCCCTACGCCCCTAAATCAGGTGGGCAATGTCTCTGCACCTGAAGCGCGGCTGTTGACAGTGCAGCCTTGGGATAAGAACCTGATCCAGCCGATCGAGAAAGCTATACAGATGGCGGATCTGGGACTGAATCCGGCAAACGACGGCACGATGATACGCATCCCGATCCCGTCATTAAATGAAGAGCGGCGCAAGGAACTCGTCAAACTCACAAAAAAATATGCCGAAGACGGACGAATTGCGATCCGGAATGTCCGGCGCGAAGCAAATGATCATATTAAGAAAGCAGAAAAGAACCATGACATATCGGAAGACGATTCAAAACAGGCGCATGACAAGGTTCAGAAAATGACCGATTCCTACATCAAGAAGATCGATGAAATGGTCGTCATGAAAGAAAAAGAGATCATGGAAGTATAGCCGCCATTTTGTAATGACTATGTAAGGCCCGTAAGGTTAGTAAAACTTTACGGGTCTTTATATTTACGTGATAACGCGCGGCTTGACTTTATGTTCTAAACTTTATAAGTTTGTGCCAGTCCTATTTCTTATCGATACCTATCTCTAACGCATGATAAATCAATTGATATCATCCAGAACCTATCTGAAAAAAATCATACTTCTCAGTCTGTTCGCCTTTCTTATCGTATTATCCATTCTGAGTTATTTTTTTTATAAAGCTTTGCTGATCGTCTCATTGCCCGCATTGATTGGCTGTCTCATCTTTTTTATGTTGGATTATTTGCAGTGGTTTAATAAAAACACGATTTCGGATACTTTATTTTCTCGAAAAACCTCCATAGCCTCGGGTGCTGGAAATCCGCTGGCTAATTATTTTTCAAAAGCAAGAGTTGACGCCGCCGACAAAGGCGAGAGTTCCATGGACATGCTGGACGATACTCAGGCGTCCATATTTTTTAATCAGACTTCCGACGCCATTATTCAATTGATCCATCAGACATTTGCGGCAAACTCGACCTTTTTATACTTATACATTGAAGAAGAAAACGAATTAGTGCTGCAAAGTTTCAGAACGGAAAGTTCCTGTTATTTCGCATCGTCGCGCAATTCTCTCGCAAATTCCGGGACATCGTTGTTCAACAAAGTCATCACCTCTCGCCAAAACGGGTTATTTATCTCGCTGAGTCCGGATGAAAAAAATCTTTTTTACTACAGCCAACCCGAGGACATTCACACTTTGCTCATGGTTCCTTTGCTTAGGCGCGGCACGCTGTTGGGCGTCGTCGGCGTAGATCATAAGAAACCGGAACGCTATTCGGATCATCATGCGACGCTGCTTGAACAATATGGCCACTTACTCATTCAAACGATTCAAAACATAGACGGAGTATATGTAAAAAACAAATTACGCCGCATGTTTCAGTCCCTTAAGGAATATAACGAAATTGTAAAAACCGAGGACAGTGAGGAAGCCATTTTCAGATATTTAAAAGAAGCGCTGATTCATAATATCAAATGGGACGTATCGTTGATATGGATGCGGGCCGGATCGGATGACGAATGGATAGTTACGGATGCAGAGGGCGCAACGCCTTTGACTGCAGGGACAACCATGTCACTTGATCAGCGGCCAGAATGGGTTGCCATTAGTAATCAGAAAAGGGCGTATCGGCCGGATGC of the bacterium genome contains:
- a CDS encoding ribosome recycling factor produces the protein MYDLNKQYHDTEEKMKKSLEAVRGELSKVRSGRATTTLLDGIKVDYYGTPTPLNQVGNVSAPEARLLTVQPWDKNLIQPIEKAIQMADLGLNPANDGTMIRIPIPSLNEERRKELVKLTKKYAEDGRIAIRNVRREANDHIKKAEKNHDISEDDSKQAHDKVQKMTDSYIKKIDEMVVMKEKEIMEV
- a CDS encoding diguanylate cyclase; amino-acid sequence: MINQLISSRTYLKKIILLSLFAFLIVLSILSYFFYKALLIVSLPALIGCLIFFMLDYLQWFNKNTISDTLFSRKTSIASGAGNPLANYFSKARVDAADKGESSMDMLDDTQASIFFNQTSDAIIQLIHQTFAANSTFLYLYIEEENELVLQSFRTESSCYFASSRNSLANSGTSLFNKVITSRQNGLFISLSPDEKNLFYYSQPEDIHTLLMVPLLRRGTLLGVVGVDHKKPERYSDHHATLLEQYGHLLIQTIQNIDGVYVKNKLRRMFQSLKEYNEIVKTEDSEEAIFRYLKEALIHNIKWDVSLIWMRAGSDDEWIVTDAEGATPLTAGTTMSLDQRPEWVAISNQKRAYRPDAESDGLKKTMLSVPFVDHGHCFGVLHLESQQTDAWDMYEVQFIENLCHSVSLSLARAQLDKHLFSEMSHDPLTGLDNLQAFNRKVGAEINRAKRFGVTFSILIFYIDYVRNIYENFGVAAGDFVIEKIAEILKSSKRQIDSAARISNDQFGLIVLESKRDEARDCAHRILRNIEVSEIDFNGESIPLTAVIGIATFGVDGEDQMQLMQSAEKAVQTARKMKEIRIGFVS